A stretch of DNA from Bacteroidota bacterium:
AAAATTTTACCGCAGCAAGGTTTGTGGATGTTTCTACAAAATCAGCAATTGATGCTGAATAGGCCAATACTCCGTGAGGACAAGCATAAAGAGAGTTTAGCAAATTGTCTTTAGAATATTGATCAATGATAAATTTAGGCTTATCAGTTTTTTCTATCTGGATATTCAAACCGGCATCTGTGAGTTTGTATTCATTTTTTAATGTTGAAAAATAGGTTGCCACAAAATCCTGAATGCTTTTCGAATCACTTTCTGAAACACAAACAATTGCATAAGCCTCCCTGGCTATGGCGTTACGTAAATTTCCACCATCAAAAAGAGCTAATTTGAGGTCAAACTTCGATGAGACCATCCATAGCAAACGATTTAGAATTTTGTTGGCATTGCCTAAGCCTTTTTGGATATCATCACCTGAATGTCCACCTTTCAACCCATTAACAGTGATTTTGAGACTAACGAATTCTTTAGGAACTGCTTCTTTTTTATAGGGCATTTCAATAGTTGTATCTTTTCCACCTGCACAACCAATATAAAGCTGGCCTTCATCTTCCGAATCAAGATTCAATAAAACTTTTCCTTTAAGAAGGGAAGGGGCAAGATGTCTTGCTCCAGTCAATCCAGTTTCCTCGTCAGCCGTAAATAAGCACTCTAATGGGCCGTGCTCAATTTCTTTAGATTCCAGAATGGCAAGCTGAGCAGCGATTCCGATACCGTCATCTGCACCAAGAGTGGTTCCTTTTGCTTTCACCCACTCACCATCAATGTAAGCTGTTATGGGATCCTTCTCAAAATCATGAATTTTGTCACTGTTTTTTTCACAAACCATATCCATATGGCTCTGTAAGACCACAGTCTTTGCTTTTTCTTTCCCTGCACTTGCAACTTTTTTAATAATAACATTCCCCACTTCATCCTTGTACGTTTCGAGGTTGTTTTTCTTTCCGAACTTTAAAAGGTATTCAATAATTTTTTCTTCTTTTTTTGAAGGCCGGGGGATTTCCAGTATTTCATTAAAATAATGCCAAAGACGTTCGGGCTTAAGGTTAGCAATTTTTTGATCCATTTTTAAAGACTTTAGTTAAAGCAGTAAAGTTAGTAAATTAGATTGAAGTTCGGCTTCAG
This window harbors:
- a CDS encoding aminoacyl-histidine dipeptidase, translating into MDQKIANLKPERLWHYFNEILEIPRPSKKEEKIIEYLLKFGKKNNLETYKDEVGNVIIKKVASAGKEKAKTVVLQSHMDMVCEKNSDKIHDFEKDPITAYIDGEWVKAKGTTLGADDGIGIAAQLAILESKEIEHGPLECLFTADEETGLTGARHLAPSLLKGKVLLNLDSEDEGQLYIGCAGGKDTTIEMPYKKEAVPKEFVSLKITVNGLKGGHSGDDIQKGLGNANKILNRLLWMVSSKFDLKLALFDGGNLRNAIAREAYAIVCVSESDSKSIQDFVATYFSTLKNEYKLTDAGLNIQIEKTDKPKFIIDQYSKDNLLNSLYACPHGVLAYSASIADFVETSTNLAAVKFSDDFIKITTSQRSSVESSKIDATNMVRATFTHTKAKIYHSDGYPGWTPNPNSEIVRLTAASYRSLFNKDPKVLAIHAGLECGLIGDIYPEMDMISFGPTIKGAHSPDERLRIESTVKFWNLLIDVLKKI